One segment of Streptomyces sp. XD-27 DNA contains the following:
- a CDS encoding DUF501 domain-containing protein: MDTPPPQTEPTPPTDADIAAFKEQLGRPPRGLRAIAHRCPCGNPDVVETAPRLEDGTPFPTLYYLTCPRAASAIGTLEAEGVMKEMTERLGTDPELAAAYRAAHEDYIARRDAIEVLEGFPSAGGMPDRVKCLHVLVGHSLAAGPGVNPLGDEAIAMLPEWWRKGPCVTPCAEAPGTGEGEE, encoded by the coding sequence ATGGACACGCCCCCTCCGCAGACGGAGCCCACCCCGCCCACCGACGCGGACATCGCCGCCTTCAAGGAGCAGCTCGGCCGCCCGCCGCGCGGCCTGCGCGCCATCGCGCACCGGTGCCCGTGCGGCAACCCCGACGTCGTCGAGACGGCGCCCCGTCTGGAGGACGGCACGCCCTTCCCGACGCTGTACTACCTGACCTGCCCGCGCGCCGCGTCCGCCATCGGCACCCTGGAGGCCGAGGGCGTGATGAAGGAGATGACGGAGCGGCTCGGCACGGACCCCGAGCTGGCCGCCGCCTACCGCGCCGCCCACGAGGACTACATCGCCCGGCGCGACGCCATCGAGGTGCTGGAGGGCTTCCCCAGCGCGGGCGGCATGCCGGACCGGGTGAAGTGCCTGCACGTCCTGGTCGGCCACTCCCTGGCCGCCGGCCCCGGCGTGAACCCGCTGGGCGACGAGGCCATCGCGATGCTGCCGGAGTGGTGGCGCAAGGGCCCGTGCGTCACCCCCTGCGCGGAGGCGCCGGGGACCGGGGAGGGCGAGGAGTGA
- a CDS encoding septum formation initiator family protein: MAGDRDRFSTATRLKTLGEQAAARVYRARGRRNRLTGRAAMLALVVCSLVIALAYPMRQYISQRAEIADQRRQAQQARDDEKRLREEKARLQDPAYIERLARERLHYVRPGETGFSVAGDAQDDDRISDHSAAANRPWYRNLWDGVDTADASARH, from the coding sequence ATGGCCGGGGACCGGGACCGGTTCTCCACCGCGACCAGGCTCAAGACGCTCGGCGAGCAGGCCGCGGCCCGCGTCTACCGTGCGCGCGGCCGCCGCAACCGCCTCACCGGCCGCGCGGCGATGCTGGCCCTGGTCGTCTGCTCCCTGGTCATCGCGCTGGCCTATCCGATGCGCCAGTACATCTCCCAGCGCGCGGAGATCGCCGATCAGCGGCGCCAGGCCCAGCAGGCGCGCGACGACGAGAAGCGGCTGCGCGAGGAGAAGGCGCGGCTGCAGGACCCCGCGTACATCGAACGGCTGGCGCGCGAGCGGCTGCACTACGTACGGCCGGGGGAGACGGGTTTCAGCGTGGCCGGCGACGCGCAGGACGACGACCGCATCTCCGACCACAGCGCGGCCGCGAACCGCCCGTGGTACCGCAACCTGTGGGACGGCGTGGACACGGCGGACGCGTCCGCCCGCCACTGA